The DNA sequence TTGCCCGATCAGCACATCCGGAAAGCCATCTCCGGTATGATCCCAGACGAGGACGGCATTTGATTTGGCGGGGTGTGGAAATTGGTAGGGAGCCAAGGAAAAATGCCCTGTCCCGTCGTTGAGGAAAAATTCGTGAAGATCCGTGTCTTCGGTGACAAATAGCAGGTCCAGATCGCCATCTTGGTCGGCATCGAAAATGGCCACATCCTCGGAGTCCTCTCCCTGAAATCCCTGCGGATAGGTTTTGACCTGTGGAAAAAACGTGGTCGAATCGAGGTAAAACTGCCCAGTTCCATCATTCCAGAGAATCCAGTTTTTCTGAACTTCCTTGGCGAGGACGAGATCGAGGTCGCCATCCTGATCGAGATCCGCCGCCTCCACATCCATGGTCCGGCTGCCAATCGCCTGCATGGGAAGCTGGGGCGTGAGGTCGATAAATTGTTCGGTCTGTGCTTGCAATGGGTGGCAAATACCCCATCCGAGTACTGCCAGCCAGAAATTGATGCGGGTCATGAATTTGGTCTTTTCGGCAAGCTAGTTGGCGGAGATCAGGCGGTTCGGTAGGATCTTGCATATTTTCCGGGGGAGGTGCCCGTGGCCTTTCGGAATCGTTTGGCGAAGTAGGACTGATCAGTAAAGCCCAATTCGTCAGACACCTCCACGACGGAGTAATGCCCCGATTGCAGCAGGCGTTTGGACGCTTCTAGTTTTAAATGCTCGTGATATTGAAAAAGGGTCTTGCCATAGACCTTGCGAAAGAGGCGACACAGATGATATTCGCTGAGCATGGAAACGGCGGCAATGTCCGAGAGGGAAAACGGATTCCGCATCTGATCATGGACATAGCTCAAGGCCACATGTAGCCGCTGGTGAATGGCCCATTTCGTGGATCGTTTCACAGCGGGAATCTTGGCCCGTTCCCCTCGGATGGTCAGGAGGAATTCATGGAAATGCGTGGCCAGTTCAAACAGATACTCATGGCCTTCTCCCTGCCAATTGAATAGGCTCAGGTTTCGATGAAAATGCCGCATCTGCTGATAAAAGGGATAGGCTTCCAAGGTGTAAACTGCCGCAGGAATCTCCCATTGCTTCGAATCGTGAATCTCCAACACCGGCTCAGATATGGACTGCACCCATGATTTGGGGAGATCGACGCACATTCCGATTTGTGGTCGAGATTCATGAATGTGGGCAATGAAGGGCGTTTTTTCATCCAGAAGGAGCATCTGCCCCTTCTGAACCTTGCCGTTGAATGTCCCCACTTGGTATTGCTCATGGCCTTCGATGACCATTTTCAGGGCGATGCCGTGGGTCTGCGAATGAACATCGATTTGGTCAATGGAGGAAATGTCCACACGCGCTTGGTCAGTCCGATAGAATTCCTGCAACATAGGTAGATTTTGGCTCCCTTCAAGATGGCGATTGTGGGAAGGGAAGGATTGCCAAAAACTGCCAGGAAGCGCCTATCTGTCCAATTCCGCAGGATCGACTGATGGACCTTGACGCAGCTCGATCTCCATCGCACGCTGAAAGAACCGCTGGAAGGATTCGCGATCATAGCGTTTCTGAACCGCAGCCAGCACATCTGAGAGGCCGAGATTGGCCCAGTCCATCAACCCAGTATCGAAATTGTAGGCAAGGATGAGTTCCTTGACTTCCGTGCGAAGATCTCGGATCTCGGCAGGCGAAATACCATTTGTCATCAATCGCTCGGTCATTTTGCGGTCCCAATCGGGGGTGTATTCGGTATCGAGGAACGGCTCCAGTAGGTGGTTCCAATTTCGGGTATGGGTGAACTCCATCAGTTGATTTCGCTGGGCAAAGGCTTTCAGTGCTTCGTGATGCACGCGCGAAATGAAGATCAGCTCCTCTCCTACCCGAATCATCGGCGGGTATCCATCTGGGCAAATCGAATGAATTTCTGAAGCCATCAACGTATTGGCGGGAAATACCACCGAAGGCTCGAATGGATATTGCAGAAATCTGATCCGGTCTGATTCGATCTGCACCTCCCCGATTCCTCCGAGCATGTGCTTGACCTCGTAGGGGGTCGGTTGCAGCGGTTGCTTGGGAATGCGGGCTTTGCGATTGAATAGACGTCGGAAAAACTGCATGGAGATTTACGATTCAGGGCCGATCAGGCCTTCGACGATTTTGTAGACATGTGAACCCAATCCTGTGGGCGTAATCTGAGACCGCGTATCCAGCGCTCGCGCAGCCTCGACCGCTTGATCCAAGCCGGGCAGAAAACGGTGAGCCATAGGGCGACGCTTGTTGTATCCCCCTTCGATTCGCTCTCCCAGAAATTGGTCGATGAAGGTCTTCTTGTTGGAGATTCGGCGATTCTGGAGAATCTTGGCTCGATCCCGCTCGGAGATCTCTGAAAATTCAAAGATGTGGAGCAGCAGCCAGAATTCGAAGCAGGGGTTACTCACTGCAACATACATATTCCCTTCTGCTTCGCAAAGCTCCACCATCTCGGGGATATTGCTCCATTTGTCACGGTCGATCACCATCCACAATTCGTCCTTGTCGCCGAAATGGAAGTGATCCTTTGCCTCTCGTTGGAGCCGCTGAAACACATGTTGGGGTGCGCTATTGGTGTCCGACCTTGGGCGAGTCAGGATATGAAGATACACCAGATCATTGAGGAACCGGGTTGAGGCTTTAATTTCTTGGAAATAGGCTTCTTCGGCGATATTGCCTTCAAAGGCCAGAACGATGATCCGTTCTTTTTCGCGAATGTTACTCTCTCGAAAAAATTCCTTGCGTTCTCGAGGCATTCAAGCTAGGGATGAAGAGAAGCTATCAATCAGGACAATACAGTAAGTTCATTGGGATTGCCAAAACGGGGAACGGCACGGAAGCGTCCCAGCAGGTAATCTTTGCGGATGGCTTTGTCGAATCGGACCTTGTATTCTTCGAGGGAATGGAGTTTGGAGCTTCCGTCCTGATCTTTGACGACAAACCAGATTTCGTCTTTTCGGAGCAATTGCTGTGTGATAAGCGACGACTCGTGACTGGCGAGGATAAGTTGGCTATTGATGTGCTTGGCCTGCCTGAGATAGAGATCCATGAATTCGTAGATCAAATTTGGGTGTAGACTGCGCTCCATCTCGTCGATCACAAATACATTGTCCCCTTGCAATAAGTCCATCAACAACGGGATGAAATCGATGATCCGGTTCGTTCCGTCTGATTCGTCCTTGGTGTCAAACAGCGCCATCTCGCCATTGGCTTTGAGATGCTGCGTCATAAACTGAAAATATTCCACCTGTTTGTTGCGGACGGACAGGAAGTAGGTAGTGCGGTTCTCCGAAACAATGGAGGCCCTCACGTCTTCGGAATTGGCATCCAGCAGATCTTCCATGA is a window from the Pontibacter sp. G13 genome containing:
- a CDS encoding AraC family transcriptional regulator, with product MLQEFYRTDQARVDISSIDQIDVHSQTHGIALKMVIEGHEQYQVGTFNGKVQKGQMLLLDEKTPFIAHIHESRPQIGMCVDLPKSWVQSISEPVLEIHDSKQWEIPAAVYTLEAYPFYQQMRHFHRNLSLFNWQGEGHEYLFELATHFHEFLLTIRGERAKIPAVKRSTKWAIHQRLHVALSYVHDQMRNPFSLSDIAAVSMLSEYHLCRLFRKVYGKTLFQYHEHLKLEASKRLLQSGHYSVVEVSDELGFTDQSYFAKRFRKATGTSPGKYARSYRTA
- a CDS encoding RloB family protein, producing the protein MPRERKEFFRESNIREKERIIVLAFEGNIAEEAYFQEIKASTRFLNDLVYLHILTRPRSDTNSAPQHVFQRLQREAKDHFHFGDKDELWMVIDRDKWSNIPEMVELCEAEGNMYVAVSNPCFEFWLLLHIFEFSEISERDRAKILQNRRISNKKTFIDQFLGERIEGGYNKRRPMAHRFLPGLDQAVEAARALDTRSQITPTGLGSHVYKIVEGLIGPES